The sequence AGCCGGCCGACCGGGCCGAAGAGCCGCAGGACGACCACGCTGAGGGCCCGGACGACGACACCGGCCAGCAGCGGGCCGATCACGATGAAGCCGATCAGGGTCAGCAGCACGCCGATGGCGAGGAACCCCGATCCCTCGGTGGCCTTGTCGGCCTGAGTCGTCGCCCACAGGGCGGCACCGCCGGCCCCGGTGAGGACCAGGCCGATCCCGGCCCTGACCCAGCCGGACTTGGCGTCGGCGGGGGTCCCGGCGTCGCGGAGGGCGGCCATCGGGGAGACCTTGCCGGCCCGGCGGGCCGGTATGTACGCGGCGAGGACGGTGACGACGACACCGAGCACCAGGCCGATCACGGGGGTCGTCCAGGCGATGGTGAGGTCTCTGGTGGACAGCTCCATGCCCACGGCGCCCATCAGCTTCATCAGTCCGACGGCGAGCCCGATACCGGCGGCGACACCGAGCACGGAGCCGACGATGCCGAGGAGGACCGCCTCCAGCAGCACGGACCGGTTGACCTGCTTGCGGCTGGAGCCGATGGCCCGCATCAGCCCGATCTCGCGGGTCCGCTGGGCGACCAGCATGGAGAAGGTGTTGACGATGAGGAAGATGCCGACGAGGAAGGCGATCCCGGCGAAGCCGAGCATCGCGTACTTCATGACGTCCAGGAAGGCGCCCATGGAGTCCTTGTTGGCGTCGGCGGCCTCCTGCTGGGTTTGCAGCTTGTACGCGCCGGAGCTGTCGAGGGCAGCGGCCACGTTCTTCTTGAGCTGGGTGTCGCTGACGCCGCTCTCGGCGGTCACCAGGACCTGGGTGAAGACGTCGGGGGAGCCCAGCAGGTGCTTCTGGGCGGTGGCGGTGTCGAGGTAGATGACGGCCGCGCCCGGGTTGGTGACGGTGAAGGACGCGATGCCGCTGATCTTCGCCCTGATGTCACCGGTGACGGCGATGGTGCGCAGCTCGTCGCCGATCCTCAGCTGGTGCTTCTTCGCGGTGTCGGCGTCGACCATCACCTCGGTGGGGCCGCGGGGCGCGTGTCCGGAGGTGATCTCCATCGAACGCAGGTCGTTGTCGGTCCAGTTGCTCGCGATGGTGGGGGCGCCGGTGTCGGAGCCCATGTTCTTGTTCTCGCTGTCGACGACGGTCACCGCCATGGAGAAGGCGGATCCCTCCGCCTTCTCCACGCCCTCGGCCTTCTCGATCTGCTGGACGAGCGAGGCGGGCAGGGTGGCGGGCTTGCCGTTGTCGGGCTGCTCGTCGTTCTCCTGGGCGTCCTTCGGGCTGACCGTGACGTCCGGGGAGGAGACCGCGAAGAGCTTGTCGAAGGTGGTGTTCATCGTGTCGGTGAAAACAAGCGTGCCGCAGACGAAGGCCACGGAGAGCAGCACCGCCACCGCCGAGAGTGCCATCCGGCCCTTGTGCGCGAAGAAGTTGCGCATCGAGGTCTTCCAGACAGTCATGACGTCCGCCCACGTGCGTCGAAGTGCTTCATACGGTCGAGGACCTGGTCCGCCGTCGGGTTGTACATCTCGTCGACGATGGAGCCGTCGGCGAGATACAGCACCCGGTCCGCGTAGGAGGCGGCGACCGGGTCGTGGGTGACCATGACGATGGTCTGGCCCAGCTCGTCGACCGACTTGCGGAGGAAGGAGAGGACCTCGGCCCCGGCCCGGGAGTCCAGGTTCCCCGTCGGCTCGTCACCGAAGATGATCTCCGGCCGGGCGGCGAGCGCCCTGGCCACCGCGACGCGCTGCTGCTGACCGCCGGAGAGCTGGGTGGGGCGGTGCTTGAGGCGCTCGGCGAGCCCCACGGTCTCCACGACCTGGCGCAGCCAGTCGGCGTCGGGCTTGCGGCCCGCGATGTCCATCGGCAGCGTGATGTTCTCGATCGCGTTGAGCGTCGGGAGCAGGTTGAACGCCTGGAAGATGAAGCCGATCCGGTCGCGCCGGAGCTGGGTGAGCTTCTTGTCCTTGAGCTTGGTGATCTCGGTCTCGTCGAGGAAGATCTCGCCCGACGTCACCGTGTCGAGACCGGCCAGGCAGTGCATCAGCGTCGACTTGCCGGAGCCGGACGGGCCCATGATCGCCGTGAACTGCCCGCGGGCGATGTCCACGTCGACATGGTCGAGTGCCACGACGCGGGTCTCCCCGCTGCCGTACGCCTTGACGACCTGCCGCGCTCGCGCCGCGACGGCCGTACGCCCTCCAGTGCCCCCGTGCCTGGGAATGGTTACAGCCGTTGTCACGGTATGTCTCCTATGTCGGTGAATGATCAGTTCTCGTTGAGTACGGTCCAAGTCTGGGTTCAGCAAGCTGTCCGGCGCGATGGTGCCCAGCGCAGTCTTGAGGTGGGGTTTTCCCCACCCTCCCCCCTGCTGCGGGCCGCAAGCGCGGCGTAAGAAGAGGTTAAGGAAATGCCCTCGCGCTCCACGTCCTCCGCCGGGAGGAAGGGGCCCCGGCCACTAGGAGGGGGTGCCCCCTAGGGGGACTCGTGCTCCGGAGGGAGGCGGGGTCAGGGTCCCCCTCGGGGAACCACGAACGGAAGCGCGGCGTCCACCGAAGGGCAAGATCACCGGCACATCCGAAGGGGCTGGGGCATGACCGCCACCGCTACCGCCACCCGCTATCTCCACCTCGTCCGGCACGGCGAGGCGGCAGCGGACGAGAGCGGCCTGACGGAGAACGGCCGCCGCCAGGCCACCCTGCTCGGGCGGCGCCTCGCGGACGTCCCCTTCGCGGCCGTCCACCACGGCCCGCTCCCCCGGGCGGAGGAGACCGCGCACCTGATCGGCGCCGAGCTGGACGGCGTACCCCTGCACCGCACGGAACTCGCCGGGGACTACGTCCCCCACGTCCCGCACCGGGACGAACTCCCCCCGGAGTCGGCCGACCTCTTCCTCCGCTTCCTCGAAGGGGCGAGCCCGGAGGACAGGGAGCACGGGCCCGCCCTGGCCCGCCGGGCGCTGGAGCGGTTCACCGGCCCGGTCGACGGCGAGGAGGACCGGCACGAACTGGTCGTCACCCACAACTTCCTGGTCGCCTGGCTCGTCCGGGACGCCCTGTACGCCCCCGAGTGGCGCTGGCTCGGCCTCAATCACGCCAACGCGGCCCTCACGGTCATCCGTTACCCGCCCGACCGGCCCGCCTCCCTCCTCCTGGCCAACGACATGCGCCACCTCCCCGCCGACCTGCGCTGGACCGGCTTCCCACCCGAGATGCACCTCTGAGCCCGCCGCGTCCGCGGACACGCCTCCGCTCCGCACCCCTGAGCCCCGCCGCGTCCGCGGCCACAACTCCGCTCCGCGCCTCCGAGCCCCGCCACCGGCCTCTTCCGCGCGTACGATCCCGCCCGAACGTCCCCGCGCTAGGCACGACCTCGCCCGAACGTCCCCACGCCGCCGCCCGGGATGAGACAGTGCCCGGGGAGATACGTGCATGGGGAAGGGAAACCGGTGGGCGGCACGGAAGCCAAGGGCGGCACGGGCGGTACGCACGGTACGGAAGGTCCCGGCGGCCCGCCCACCGCAGGCGACGCCCCCGTGGCGGCGGCCGGCCCGCCCCCCGCCGCGCTCACCACCCCGCGCGGCCGCCGCCCCGTCGTCGCGGCCCTCATGCTCGGCATGGCGCTGGCCGCCATCGACGGCACCATCGTCTCCACCGCCGTACCCCAGATCGTCGGCGACCTCGGCGGGTTCACCGTCTTCTCCTGGCTCTTCTCCGGCTACCTGCTCGCCGTCACCGTCACGCTCCCGGTGTACGGGAAGCTCTCCGACACCTTCGGCCGCAAGCCGGTCCTGATCGCCGGGATCATCCTCTTCCTCGTCGGCTCCCTGCTCTGCGCGGCCGCCTGGAACATGGGCGCGCTCATCGCCTTCCGCGTCGTCCAGGGCCTCGGCGGCGGCGCCCTCCAAGGCACCGTCCAGACCATCGCCGCCGACCTCTACCCCCTGAAGGAACGCCCGCGCATCCAGGCCAAGTTGTCCACCGTCTGGGCCACCTCGGCGGTGGCCGGGCCCGTGGTCGGCGGGCTGCTCGCCGGGTACGCCGACTGGCGGTGGATCTTCCTGATCAACCTGCCGGTCGGCGCGATCGCCCTCTGGCTGGTCGTCCGCCACCTCCACGAACCCGCACGCCCCCGGCCGAAGACCCGTCCCCGTATCGACTGGGCGGGCGCGCTCGCCGTCTTCGCGACCGGCACCCTGCTGCTCACCGCGCTCGTCCAGGGCGG is a genomic window of Streptomyces sp. SID8374 containing:
- a CDS encoding histidine phosphatase family protein, with protein sequence MTATATATRYLHLVRHGEAAADESGLTENGRRQATLLGRRLADVPFAAVHHGPLPRAEETAHLIGAELDGVPLHRTELAGDYVPHVPHRDELPPESADLFLRFLEGASPEDREHGPALARRALERFTGPVDGEEDRHELVVTHNFLVAWLVRDALYAPEWRWLGLNHANAALTVIRYPPDRPASLLLANDMRHLPADLRWTGFPPEMHL
- a CDS encoding ABC transporter ATP-binding protein: MTTAVTIPRHGGTGGRTAVAARARQVVKAYGSGETRVVALDHVDVDIARGQFTAIMGPSGSGKSTLMHCLAGLDTVTSGEIFLDETEITKLKDKKLTQLRRDRIGFIFQAFNLLPTLNAIENITLPMDIAGRKPDADWLRQVVETVGLAERLKHRPTQLSGGQQQRVAVARALAARPEIIFGDEPTGNLDSRAGAEVLSFLRKSVDELGQTIVMVTHDPVAASYADRVLYLADGSIVDEMYNPTADQVLDRMKHFDARGRTS
- a CDS encoding ABC transporter permease codes for the protein MTVWKTSMRNFFAHKGRMALSAVAVLLSVAFVCGTLVFTDTMNTTFDKLFAVSSPDVTVSPKDAQENDEQPDNGKPATLPASLVQQIEKAEGVEKAEGSAFSMAVTVVDSENKNMGSDTGAPTIASNWTDNDLRSMEITSGHAPRGPTEVMVDADTAKKHQLRIGDELRTIAVTGDIRAKISGIASFTVTNPGAAVIYLDTATAQKHLLGSPDVFTQVLVTAESGVSDTQLKKNVAAALDSSGAYKLQTQQEAADANKDSMGAFLDVMKYAMLGFAGIAFLVGIFLIVNTFSMLVAQRTREIGLMRAIGSSRKQVNRSVLLEAVLLGIVGSVLGVAAGIGLAVGLMKLMGAVGMELSTRDLTIAWTTPVIGLVLGVVVTVLAAYIPARRAGKVSPMAALRDAGTPADAKSGWVRAGIGLVLTGAGGAALWATTQADKATEGSGFLAIGVLLTLIGFIVIGPLLAGVVVRALSVVVLRLFGPVGRLAERNALRNPRRTGATGAALMIGLALVACLSVVGSSMVASATEELDKSVGADFIVQDSGAGRPIVPQAAEALHAVPGLEHLTDYTYIKAKITAPDGRTVDEGITAADPTYQQDVRRTALSGDLAKAYGKNAMSVGEDYAEKHGVKVGDTLTVAFTSGQSAKLKVAAITSDDTNIDRGAMYTNITTAASYIAADEMPQNVAMFGKAEEGKEKEAYAALKSALAEYPVYKVQNQADFKEDLKNQIGQLLNIVYGLLALAIIVAVLGVVNTLALSVVERTREIGLMRAIGLSRRQLRRMIRLESVVIALFGALLGLGLGMGWGTAAQKLLALEGLEVLEIPWPTILTVFACSALVGLFAALVPAFRAGRMNVLNAIATDG